Part of the Salinimonas lutimaris genome, ACGGTTTACGCCCAAAAAACATGCTCAGCAACAGTCTCCGTTTACCCATTTATTAAAACCCCGTGCCGGCGGCGTGGCATTTGTGCTGTCAGCCATGGGAGACCAGTTACATAAGCTGATAGATGTCACCATCAATTACCCTGACGGTGTGCCATCGTACTGGGATTTTGTGTGTGGCAAAGTGAAAAATATTGAAGTGGATATTCAGGTAGAGCCGATTAAAGCCATTATGGAAGGCGGCTTTTTCAGCGATACCTACTTTTCTGATCCCGAACAACGTACCCGTTTTCAGGCCTGGCTGAATCAGCGCTGGTCGAATAAGGACAACCTTCTGGCATCGATGGACTCGACCCAAAAAGCATTATGAGAGTGTTACTAGCCCCCTTTATTTTTGTTATTCATACCAGCCTGCAAATTATCAACCTGGCGATTTGCGGTGGTCTGGTGATTATATTCGGCCTGGCCAAACTGATTCTACCTGTACCAATATTACGTAAGGTGCTCACTGCGCTGATGAACATCTTTTTTCTGATGTTTGGCCGGGTCAGTGTGCTGCTTATCCGGTTGTTCAACCCGCTGGTCATTGAGCGCCGCTTCAGCGCGCCGGTCTCCACTGAAAAATGGTATCTGCTGGTTGCCAATCATTTAAGTTATCTGGATATTATTCTGCTTATTGAGCTGTCGGTAGGTCGTATCCCCCCGCCGAAGTTTTTTTTAAAAAAGGAGCTTATCTGGCTGCCTTTTGTGGGCCTGGCGGCCTGGGCACTGGACATGCCGTTTATGCGACGCTATTCGGCTGCCTACCTGAAAAAATACCCGCACAAAAAAGGCAAGGATATTGAAACCACCAAAGCCTATTGTCAGCGTTATACCGGCACCCCAACTACAGTCATCAATTTTGTTGAAGGTACGCGATTTACTCCGGTAAAACATGCCACCAAGAAAAGCGAGTACCAGCTGTTGTTGCCGCCAAAAGCCGGTGGCGTGGCATTTACGCTTGCTACCATGGGCGATCTTTTTACCAATATGCTGGATATATCAT contains:
- a CDS encoding acyltransferase; translation: MMRVLLAPFIFVIHTSLQIINLAICGGLVIIFGLAKLILPVPILRKVLTALMNIFFLMFGRVSVLLIRLFNPLVIERRFSAPVSTEKWYLLVANHLSYLDIILLIELSVGRIPPPKFFLKKELIWLPFVGLAAWALDMPFMRRYSAAYLKKYPHKKGKDIETTKAYCQRYTGTPTTVINFVEGTRFTPVKHATKKSEYQLLLPPKAGGVAFTLATMGDLFTNMLDISLLYPDNRKHPMMAMLSGQMRRVIIDVNVLEIPAQAKGDYFADEAFRAGFQQWLNQLWQNKDKRMQRILEN